Proteins encoded within one genomic window of Girardinichthys multiradiatus isolate DD_20200921_A chromosome 21, DD_fGirMul_XY1, whole genome shotgun sequence:
- the fam49bb gene encoding CYFIP-related Rac1 interactor B isoform X2, whose amino-acid sequence MSPLEAALHSLLGALTNETHSDPTQHLEREQALAKQFAEILHFTLRFDELKMTNPAIQNDFSYYRRTLSRMRINNVPAEGENEVNNELANRISLFYADATPMLKTLSDGTTKFVSENKTLPIENTTDCLSTMASVCKVMLETPEYRSRFNSEETVSFCLRVMVGVIILYDYVHPVGAFAKSSKIDMKGCIKVLKDQPPNSVEGLLNALRYTTKHLNDESTNKTIKSMLQ is encoded by the exons ATGTCCCCACTTG AAGCGGCGTTGCACAGCCTGCTGGGAGCTCTGACCAACGAGACGCACAGCGACCCAACTCAGCACCTGGAGCGGGAACAGGCGCTGGCCAAGCAGTTCGCCGAGATCCTGCATTTCACTCTGCGCTTTGACGAACTGAAG ATGACAAATCCTGCCATTCAGAATGACTTCAGCTACTACAGGAGAACCCTGAGTCGAATGCGGATCAATAACGTTCCG GCAGAAGGCGAGAACGAAGTCAACAACGAGCTGGCCAATCGGATATCTCTGTTCTACGCTGACGCCACTCCCATGCTGAAGACATTAAGCGATGGAACGACGAAGTTCGTGTCAGAG AACAAGACTCTGCCCATTGAGAACACAACAGACTGCTTAAGCACGATGGCCAGTGTGTGTAAAGTCATGTTGGAAACACC GGAATATCGCAGCCGTTTTAACAGCGAGGAGACCGTGTCCTTCTGTCTCAGGGTGATGGTTGGAGTCATCATCTTGTACGACTACGTCCATCCTGTTGGAGCGTTTGCCAAGTCATCTAAGATTGAT ATGAAAGGCTGCATCAAAGTCCTCAAAGATCAGCCTCCAAACAGCGTAGAAGGCCTTCTTAATGCTCTCAG GTACACAACCAAGCATCTGAATGACGAATCAACCAACAAGACTATCAAAAGCATGCTGCAGTAG